One window of the Rufibacter radiotolerans genome contains the following:
- a CDS encoding DEAD/DEAH box helicase yields MTFSELNLIEPLLQALQEEGYTTPTPIQEQAIPPVLNGDDMLGCAQTGTGKTAAFSLPLLQRLHEAGPAHPAKAIRALILTPTRELALQIGDSIKSYGRHTNIKHSVIFGGVGQVPQVQQIRNGVDILVATPGRLLDLMNQGLLSLKHIETFILDEADRMLDMGFIHDVRKVIAQIPAKRQTLLFSATMPQEIQKLSASILRDPVYVEVTPVSSTVEKISQKVYFVEKLEKRALLRHLFQEEGITRALVFSRTKHGADRIAKELSKAGITAQSIHGDKAQSSRVKALTQFKNNELQALVATDIAARGIDVDDLTHVINIDLPNEPETYVHRIGRTGRAGADGMALSFCDDTELPYLRDIERLTKQEIPVEEGQPFHANYSKLPLAGGRTTDKARSASSGGGSSNRSGEAGRSRRGQGGGNRRPNSTQGASQGSSSGGSRRPSGGSRGGNR; encoded by the coding sequence ATGACATTTTCAGAACTAAATTTAATTGAACCTCTTCTGCAGGCCCTGCAGGAAGAAGGATACACCACTCCCACTCCCATCCAGGAACAAGCTATTCCGCCGGTGTTAAACGGCGATGACATGCTGGGTTGCGCCCAGACCGGAACCGGCAAAACAGCCGCGTTCAGCTTACCGCTTTTACAGCGCCTGCATGAAGCAGGTCCGGCACACCCGGCCAAAGCCATCAGGGCGTTGATCTTAACCCCTACCCGTGAACTGGCCCTGCAGATTGGGGACAGCATCAAGTCGTATGGCCGTCATACCAACATCAAGCATAGCGTTATTTTTGGCGGCGTGGGTCAGGTACCCCAGGTACAGCAGATAAGAAACGGCGTTGACATTCTGGTGGCTACCCCCGGTAGACTGCTGGATTTGATGAACCAAGGCCTGTTGTCCTTGAAACACATTGAGACCTTTATCCTGGATGAGGCAGACCGCATGCTAGACATGGGCTTTATTCATGATGTACGCAAGGTGATTGCTCAGATTCCGGCCAAACGCCAGACGCTGTTATTCTCCGCCACCATGCCCCAGGAGATTCAGAAGCTGTCTGCCAGCATCTTGAGAGACCCGGTGTATGTAGAGGTAACGCCCGTTTCCAGCACCGTTGAGAAAATTTCCCAGAAAGTATACTTTGTGGAAAAACTGGAGAAACGTGCTTTGCTGAGACACCTGTTTCAGGAGGAAGGCATTACCCGCGCACTGGTTTTCTCCCGCACCAAACACGGCGCAGACCGCATTGCTAAGGAGCTTTCCAAGGCGGGCATCACGGCGCAGTCCATTCACGGCGACAAAGCCCAGAGCAGCCGCGTAAAAGCCCTTACCCAGTTCAAGAACAATGAGCTGCAGGCTCTGGTGGCTACTGACATCGCCGCCCGCGGTATTGACGTGGATGACCTTACGCACGTGATCAACATTGACCTGCCCAACGAGCCAGAAACCTACGTGCACCGCATTGGCCGTACGGGCCGCGCCGGCGCCGACGGCATGGCCCTTTCTTTCTGCGATGACACGGAGCTTCCGTACCTGCGCGACATTGAGAGACTGACCAAGCAGGAGATACCGGTAGAAGAAGGCCAACCGTTCCACGCCAACTATTCCAAACTTCCGTTGGCCGGCGGAAGAACCACTGACAAAGCCCGCTCCGCCTCCAGCGGTGGCGGAAGCAGCAACCGCAGCGGCGAAGCTGGCCGCAGCAGAAGAGGCCAGGGTGGCGGAAACAGAAGACCTAACTCTACCCAGGGCGCCAGCCAGGGTAGCAGCAGCGGCGGAAGCAGACGTCCTTCCGGCGGTAGCCGGGGCGGCAACCGCTAA